A single region of the Euwallacea similis isolate ESF13 chromosome 22, ESF131.1, whole genome shotgun sequence genome encodes:
- the jing gene encoding uncharacterized protein jing isoform X3, with protein sequence MCLHSKNSGVAVLSCTDCSGSSTASSDITDPGSPFSTASNHSEDSGASHHHPKMPPAQSAHHSPWPWTPEEGSPIKRPLNDKTVFTKRLKENEESVKKQLYLNTSAPKKLQVSRVVDSGQTHNNNNYKVNKKLEAMPRMQQGKITEYFKTQGKNGLRKELLKLKNAPGKVAIISQISSTAKQGWRTNAAAKKMEFAKTRKLSSTVPRKILPAPSKIQEPIPASTAIPNIHPFTPTMTLTAVSFPPNLTYLHTKTPKPPDNIFVPQFITNEKVSIINRNPCLNVIQPVQKLATLNNFNCVKLNATVVPIVNLNALPPRLNRGLNGNGNITLSVDTAVPTVLPARPKGPESNSCYSATTLGKYNNAKPEIIMNGGQQSRTESTRSEEPYRTEECKTHHVEQPQKPPDENRWNEENQTRIFKSPSPTDSDSGISSRGSLEISVEKQITEEPKKSPILSQPKTIRFPAVKHQKQKEEGRDLGKSPPQSNDGRCRWDDCVAQFDTSGALLEHLQVKHVISQSQANQEQYVCLWRGCKVHGRRSCSISWLERHVLAHAGTKPFRCIVDGCGQRFNSQLMLERHVNNHFNSDGTQNTNAKKSVENGPVKLFKRNGRVIRFRRQPWSARMFDFIDSGIMEGLQHRLLCMTQARTLGQDGVAGDVVNLQGHILARRTDSKGRKEVLVRWHPADVVPDEWIAEKEYKPTKGLPIPSLSVKSREALTPVLFRCGQRRTGQKHRRKPLKTT encoded by the exons ATGTGTTTGCATTCAAAGAACAG TGGCGTAGCAGTTCTGAGCTGTACCGACTGCAGTGGTAGCAGTACCGCATCCAGCGACATCACCGACCCTGGATCTCCTTTCAGCACCGCCTCCAACCACTCCGAGGACTCCGGAGCGTCCCACCACCACCCCAAGATGCCCCCAGCCCAGTCTGCCCACCACTCGCCTTGGCCATGGACCCCCGAAGAAGGATCTCCGATAAAACGCCCCCTGAACGACAAAACCGTGTTTACGAAACGTCTGAAAGAGAACGAGGAATCCGTCAAAAAGCAGCTATACCTGAACACGTCTGCTCCAAAGAAGCTTCAAGTCTCTAGAGTTGTGGACTCCGGCCAGACCCACAACAATAACAACTATAAAGTTAACAAGAAACTGGAGGCTATGCCCAGGATGCAACAAGGGAAGATCACTGAATACTTCAAGACTCAAGGGAAGAACGGCTTGAGGAAGGAGCTGTTGAAGCTGAAGAATGCCCCAGGGAAAGTAGCTATTATTAGTCAAATTAGTAGTACTGCCAAGCAGGGTTGGCGAACTAATGCCGCTGCCAAGAAGATGGAGTTTGCTAAAACCAGAAAGTTGTCCTCCACAGTCCCTAGGAAGATACTGCCAGCCCCTAGTAAGATACAAGAACCAATCCCCGCGAGCACAGCCATCCCGAACATTCACCCTTTCACCCCAACAATGACTCTGACGGCAGTGAGCTTCCCCCCTAACTTAACGTATCTCCACACCAAAACTCCTAAGCCTCCGGACAACATCTTCGTCCCCCAATTCATCACCAACGAGAAGGTCAGTATCATCAACCGCAACCCCTGTCTCAACGTCATTCAACCAGTACAAAAACTCGCCACCCTAAATAACTTCAACTGCGTCAAACTCAACGCAACGGTAGTGCCTATCGTCAACTTAAATGCCTTACCCCCGAGATTAAATCGAGGGTTAAACGGGAATGGGAATATCACTCTAAGTGTGGATACGGCCGTACCTACCGTCTTACCTGCGAGGCCTAAGGGACCGGAAAGTAACAGTTGCTATTCGGCCACTACGTTGGGGAAATACAACAATGCGAAGCCGGAAATAATTATGAATGGGGGGCAACAGAGTCGCACTGAAAGCACGAGGAGTGAGGAGCCCTACAGGACTGAGGAATGCAAGACGCATCACGTGGAACAGCCCCAAAAGCCGCCCGACGAGAACCGTTGGAATGAAG AAAACCAAACCCGAATATTCAAGTCCCCCTCGCCTACCGACTCAGACAGCGGAATATCAAGTCGTGGAAGTCTCGAGATCAGTGTAGAAAAGCAGATCACCGAAGAACCGAAAAAGTCTCCCATTTTGTCGCAACCAAAGACAATCAG GTTTCCTGCGGTCAAGCACCAAAAACAGAAGGAAGAAGGAAGGGACCTGGGCAAAAGTCCTCCACAGTCCAACGATGGTAGATGCCGATGGGATGATTGCGTGGCGCAATTCGATACCAGCGGGGCCTTATTAGAACATCTTCAG GTTAAACATGTGATATCTCAATCTCAAGCCAATCAAGAACAATATGTCTGCCTTTGGAGAGGGTGCAAAGTGCATGGGAGAAGGTCATGCTCCATTTCGTGGCTTGAAAGGCACGTGTTAGCACATGCTGGGACCAAACCTTTCAGATGCATTGTGGATGGCTGTGGGCAGAGGTTTAATTCACAG CTGATGCTGGAGAGGCACGTCAACAACCACTTCAATAGTGATGGAACCCAAAACACCAACGCCAAGAAATCGGTCGAGAACGGCCCTGTGAAGCTATTCAAGAGGAACGGTCGGGTAATTAGGTTTCGAAGACAACCTTGGTCag CACGCATGTTCGACTTTATCGATTCGGGCATCATGGAAGGGCTTCAGCACCGACTACTTTGTATGACGCAGGCCAGAACCTTGGGTCAAGATGGAGTAGCAGGCGACGTAGTTAATCTGCAAGGCCACATTTTAGCCCGTAGGACAGACTCGAAGGGAAGAAAGGAAGTGCTGGTGCGGTGGCATCCTGCCGATGT TGTTCCGGATGAATGGATTGCTGAGAAAGAGTACAAACCGACCAAGGGCCTTCCGATTCCCTCTTTGTCTGTAAAGTCGCGCGAAGCCCTGACTCCAGTCCTGTTTCGTTGTGGTCAGAGACGGACTGGCCAGAAGCACCGCAGGAAGCCTCTGAAAACGACGTGA
- the jing gene encoding uncharacterized protein jing isoform X2: MDPSTRDCWPLAAKTTAGKRDASTDTTARNPQTGSGVAVLSCTDCSGSSTASSDITDPGSPFSTASNHSEDSGASHHHPKMPPAQSAHHSPWPWTPEEGSPIKRPLNDKTVFTKRLKENEESVKKQLYLNTSAPKKLQVSRVVDSGQTHNNNNYKVNKKLEAMPRMQQGKITEYFKTQGKNGLRKELLKLKNAPGKVAIISQISSTAKQGWRTNAAAKKMEFAKTRKLSSTVPRKILPAPSKIQEPIPASTAIPNIHPFTPTMTLTAVSFPPNLTYLHTKTPKPPDNIFVPQFITNEKVSIINRNPCLNVIQPVQKLATLNNFNCVKLNATVVPIVNLNALPPRLNRGLNGNGNITLSVDTAVPTVLPARPKGPESNSCYSATTLGKYNNAKPEIIMNGGQQSRTESTRSEEPYRTEECKTHHVEQPQKPPDENRWNEENQTRIFKSPSPTDSDSGISSRGSLEISVEKQITEEPKKSPILSQPKTIRFPAVKHQKQKEEGRDLGKSPPQSNDGRCRWDDCVAQFDTSGALLEHLQVKHVISQSQANQEQYVCLWRGCKVHGRRSCSISWLERHVLAHAGTKPFRCIVDGCGQRFNSQLMLERHVNNHFNSDGTQNTNAKKSVENGPVKLFKRNGRVIRFRRQPWSARMFDFIDSGIMEGLQHRLLCMTQARTLGQDGVAGDVVNLQGHILARRTDSKGRKEVLVRWHPADVVPDEWIAEKEYKPTKGLPIPSLSVKSREALTPVLFRCGQRRTGQKHRRKPLKTT, from the exons TGGCGTAGCAGTTCTGAGCTGTACCGACTGCAGTGGTAGCAGTACCGCATCCAGCGACATCACCGACCCTGGATCTCCTTTCAGCACCGCCTCCAACCACTCCGAGGACTCCGGAGCGTCCCACCACCACCCCAAGATGCCCCCAGCCCAGTCTGCCCACCACTCGCCTTGGCCATGGACCCCCGAAGAAGGATCTCCGATAAAACGCCCCCTGAACGACAAAACCGTGTTTACGAAACGTCTGAAAGAGAACGAGGAATCCGTCAAAAAGCAGCTATACCTGAACACGTCTGCTCCAAAGAAGCTTCAAGTCTCTAGAGTTGTGGACTCCGGCCAGACCCACAACAATAACAACTATAAAGTTAACAAGAAACTGGAGGCTATGCCCAGGATGCAACAAGGGAAGATCACTGAATACTTCAAGACTCAAGGGAAGAACGGCTTGAGGAAGGAGCTGTTGAAGCTGAAGAATGCCCCAGGGAAAGTAGCTATTATTAGTCAAATTAGTAGTACTGCCAAGCAGGGTTGGCGAACTAATGCCGCTGCCAAGAAGATGGAGTTTGCTAAAACCAGAAAGTTGTCCTCCACAGTCCCTAGGAAGATACTGCCAGCCCCTAGTAAGATACAAGAACCAATCCCCGCGAGCACAGCCATCCCGAACATTCACCCTTTCACCCCAACAATGACTCTGACGGCAGTGAGCTTCCCCCCTAACTTAACGTATCTCCACACCAAAACTCCTAAGCCTCCGGACAACATCTTCGTCCCCCAATTCATCACCAACGAGAAGGTCAGTATCATCAACCGCAACCCCTGTCTCAACGTCATTCAACCAGTACAAAAACTCGCCACCCTAAATAACTTCAACTGCGTCAAACTCAACGCAACGGTAGTGCCTATCGTCAACTTAAATGCCTTACCCCCGAGATTAAATCGAGGGTTAAACGGGAATGGGAATATCACTCTAAGTGTGGATACGGCCGTACCTACCGTCTTACCTGCGAGGCCTAAGGGACCGGAAAGTAACAGTTGCTATTCGGCCACTACGTTGGGGAAATACAACAATGCGAAGCCGGAAATAATTATGAATGGGGGGCAACAGAGTCGCACTGAAAGCACGAGGAGTGAGGAGCCCTACAGGACTGAGGAATGCAAGACGCATCACGTGGAACAGCCCCAAAAGCCGCCCGACGAGAACCGTTGGAATGAAG AAAACCAAACCCGAATATTCAAGTCCCCCTCGCCTACCGACTCAGACAGCGGAATATCAAGTCGTGGAAGTCTCGAGATCAGTGTAGAAAAGCAGATCACCGAAGAACCGAAAAAGTCTCCCATTTTGTCGCAACCAAAGACAATCAG GTTTCCTGCGGTCAAGCACCAAAAACAGAAGGAAGAAGGAAGGGACCTGGGCAAAAGTCCTCCACAGTCCAACGATGGTAGATGCCGATGGGATGATTGCGTGGCGCAATTCGATACCAGCGGGGCCTTATTAGAACATCTTCAG GTTAAACATGTGATATCTCAATCTCAAGCCAATCAAGAACAATATGTCTGCCTTTGGAGAGGGTGCAAAGTGCATGGGAGAAGGTCATGCTCCATTTCGTGGCTTGAAAGGCACGTGTTAGCACATGCTGGGACCAAACCTTTCAGATGCATTGTGGATGGCTGTGGGCAGAGGTTTAATTCACAG CTGATGCTGGAGAGGCACGTCAACAACCACTTCAATAGTGATGGAACCCAAAACACCAACGCCAAGAAATCGGTCGAGAACGGCCCTGTGAAGCTATTCAAGAGGAACGGTCGGGTAATTAGGTTTCGAAGACAACCTTGGTCag CACGCATGTTCGACTTTATCGATTCGGGCATCATGGAAGGGCTTCAGCACCGACTACTTTGTATGACGCAGGCCAGAACCTTGGGTCAAGATGGAGTAGCAGGCGACGTAGTTAATCTGCAAGGCCACATTTTAGCCCGTAGGACAGACTCGAAGGGAAGAAAGGAAGTGCTGGTGCGGTGGCATCCTGCCGATGT TGTTCCGGATGAATGGATTGCTGAGAAAGAGTACAAACCGACCAAGGGCCTTCCGATTCCCTCTTTGTCTGTAAAGTCGCGCGAAGCCCTGACTCCAGTCCTGTTTCGTTGTGGTCAGAGACGGACTGGCCAGAAGCACCGCAGGAAGCCTCTGAAAACGACGTGA
- the jing gene encoding uncharacterized protein jing isoform X4, producing MPPAQSAHHSPWPWTPEEGSPIKRPLNDKTVFTKRLKENEESVKKQLYLNTSAPKKLQVSRVVDSGQTHNNNNYKVNKKLEAMPRMQQGKITEYFKTQGKNGLRKELLKLKNAPGKVAIISQISSTAKQGWRTNAAAKKMEFAKTRKLSSTVPRKILPAPSKIQEPIPASTAIPNIHPFTPTMTLTAVSFPPNLTYLHTKTPKPPDNIFVPQFITNEKVSIINRNPCLNVIQPVQKLATLNNFNCVKLNATVVPIVNLNALPPRLNRGLNGNGNITLSVDTAVPTVLPARPKGPESNSCYSATTLGKYNNAKPEIIMNGGQQSRTESTRSEEPYRTEECKTHHVEQPQKPPDENRWNEENQTRIFKSPSPTDSDSGISSRGSLEISVEKQITEEPKKSPILSQPKTIRFPAVKHQKQKEEGRDLGKSPPQSNDGRCRWDDCVAQFDTSGALLEHLQVKHVISQSQANQEQYVCLWRGCKVHGRRSCSISWLERHVLAHAGTKPFRCIVDGCGQRFNSQLMLERHVNNHFNSDGTQNTNAKKSVENGPVKLFKRNGRVIRFRRQPWSARMFDFIDSGIMEGLQHRLLCMTQARTLGQDGVAGDVVNLQGHILARRTDSKGRKEVLVRWHPADVVPDEWIAEKEYKPTKGLPIPSLSVKSREALTPVLFRCGQRRTGQKHRRKPLKTT from the exons ATGCCCCCAGCCCAGTCTGCCCACCACTCGCCTTGGCCATGGACCCCCGAAGAAGGATCTCCGATAAAACGCCCCCTGAACGACAAAACCGTGTTTACGAAACGTCTGAAAGAGAACGAGGAATCCGTCAAAAAGCAGCTATACCTGAACACGTCTGCTCCAAAGAAGCTTCAAGTCTCTAGAGTTGTGGACTCCGGCCAGACCCACAACAATAACAACTATAAAGTTAACAAGAAACTGGAGGCTATGCCCAGGATGCAACAAGGGAAGATCACTGAATACTTCAAGACTCAAGGGAAGAACGGCTTGAGGAAGGAGCTGTTGAAGCTGAAGAATGCCCCAGGGAAAGTAGCTATTATTAGTCAAATTAGTAGTACTGCCAAGCAGGGTTGGCGAACTAATGCCGCTGCCAAGAAGATGGAGTTTGCTAAAACCAGAAAGTTGTCCTCCACAGTCCCTAGGAAGATACTGCCAGCCCCTAGTAAGATACAAGAACCAATCCCCGCGAGCACAGCCATCCCGAACATTCACCCTTTCACCCCAACAATGACTCTGACGGCAGTGAGCTTCCCCCCTAACTTAACGTATCTCCACACCAAAACTCCTAAGCCTCCGGACAACATCTTCGTCCCCCAATTCATCACCAACGAGAAGGTCAGTATCATCAACCGCAACCCCTGTCTCAACGTCATTCAACCAGTACAAAAACTCGCCACCCTAAATAACTTCAACTGCGTCAAACTCAACGCAACGGTAGTGCCTATCGTCAACTTAAATGCCTTACCCCCGAGATTAAATCGAGGGTTAAACGGGAATGGGAATATCACTCTAAGTGTGGATACGGCCGTACCTACCGTCTTACCTGCGAGGCCTAAGGGACCGGAAAGTAACAGTTGCTATTCGGCCACTACGTTGGGGAAATACAACAATGCGAAGCCGGAAATAATTATGAATGGGGGGCAACAGAGTCGCACTGAAAGCACGAGGAGTGAGGAGCCCTACAGGACTGAGGAATGCAAGACGCATCACGTGGAACAGCCCCAAAAGCCGCCCGACGAGAACCGTTGGAATGAAG AAAACCAAACCCGAATATTCAAGTCCCCCTCGCCTACCGACTCAGACAGCGGAATATCAAGTCGTGGAAGTCTCGAGATCAGTGTAGAAAAGCAGATCACCGAAGAACCGAAAAAGTCTCCCATTTTGTCGCAACCAAAGACAATCAG GTTTCCTGCGGTCAAGCACCAAAAACAGAAGGAAGAAGGAAGGGACCTGGGCAAAAGTCCTCCACAGTCCAACGATGGTAGATGCCGATGGGATGATTGCGTGGCGCAATTCGATACCAGCGGGGCCTTATTAGAACATCTTCAG GTTAAACATGTGATATCTCAATCTCAAGCCAATCAAGAACAATATGTCTGCCTTTGGAGAGGGTGCAAAGTGCATGGGAGAAGGTCATGCTCCATTTCGTGGCTTGAAAGGCACGTGTTAGCACATGCTGGGACCAAACCTTTCAGATGCATTGTGGATGGCTGTGGGCAGAGGTTTAATTCACAG CTGATGCTGGAGAGGCACGTCAACAACCACTTCAATAGTGATGGAACCCAAAACACCAACGCCAAGAAATCGGTCGAGAACGGCCCTGTGAAGCTATTCAAGAGGAACGGTCGGGTAATTAGGTTTCGAAGACAACCTTGGTCag CACGCATGTTCGACTTTATCGATTCGGGCATCATGGAAGGGCTTCAGCACCGACTACTTTGTATGACGCAGGCCAGAACCTTGGGTCAAGATGGAGTAGCAGGCGACGTAGTTAATCTGCAAGGCCACATTTTAGCCCGTAGGACAGACTCGAAGGGAAGAAAGGAAGTGCTGGTGCGGTGGCATCCTGCCGATGT TGTTCCGGATGAATGGATTGCTGAGAAAGAGTACAAACCGACCAAGGGCCTTCCGATTCCCTCTTTGTCTGTAAAGTCGCGCGAAGCCCTGACTCCAGTCCTGTTTCGTTGTGGTCAGAGACGGACTGGCCAGAAGCACCGCAGGAAGCCTCTGAAAACGACGTGA